A window of Rhizobium acidisoli contains these coding sequences:
- a CDS encoding MDR family MFS transporter has protein sequence MSNAAHRSNRVLVVATIMFATFMVAIEATIVATAMPRIVGQLGGFSYYSWVFSAFLLAQSTTTVIYGKLSDIFGRKPVLIGGILIFLLGSLLCGLAWSMMSLVLFRLLQGLGAGAIQPVTMTIIGDLFKLEERGRVQGAMATVWATSAVVGPLAGGIIVDNISWAWIFWINLPIGILSIIAFMIFLKEEVAHKQAKIDYLGSVLFSISIVALLVMLTETDASAWILLTLFAVFIIAGLLFLAQEKRAPEPIISIPLWSRRLIATSNAATLLAGMALIGLSTILPIYVQGVLGRSPIVAGFTLTMLVVGWPLAVMLSSRFYKAFGIRRTLRVGSLLFPFGACFLLFLTPESSPALAGAGSFFMGFGMGLISLTSIVLVQDSVEWSMRGSATASIIFARSLGNTLGATVLGAILNAGINHYAGGEAAAGLHEALNQPTGLSALAADPAIRAVFNAALHWSFWGVVVVAVLTFFTTWLIPVGHGRKSEGAAVASEATSH, from the coding sequence ATGTCGAATGCAGCGCATCGCTCGAACCGCGTGCTTGTCGTCGCGACCATCATGTTCGCAACCTTCATGGTGGCGATCGAGGCGACGATCGTGGCGACCGCGATGCCGCGCATTGTCGGGCAGCTCGGCGGTTTCTCCTATTACAGCTGGGTGTTTTCGGCCTTCCTGCTGGCGCAGTCGACGACAACCGTGATCTACGGCAAGCTTTCCGATATTTTCGGGCGCAAGCCGGTGCTGATCGGCGGCATCCTGATCTTCCTTCTCGGCTCTTTGCTCTGCGGGCTTGCCTGGTCGATGATGTCGCTGGTGCTGTTCCGGCTGCTGCAGGGGCTTGGCGCCGGCGCCATCCAGCCGGTGACGATGACGATCATCGGCGATCTGTTCAAGCTCGAGGAGCGCGGCCGCGTGCAGGGCGCGATGGCGACGGTGTGGGCGACGTCGGCCGTCGTCGGGCCGCTTGCCGGCGGCATCATCGTCGACAATATTTCCTGGGCCTGGATCTTCTGGATCAACCTGCCGATCGGCATTCTCTCGATCATCGCCTTCATGATCTTCCTGAAGGAGGAGGTGGCGCACAAGCAGGCAAAGATCGATTACCTCGGATCGGTGCTGTTTTCGATCTCGATCGTCGCGCTGCTCGTCATGCTGACGGAAACCGATGCCAGCGCCTGGATCCTGCTGACCCTCTTTGCCGTCTTCATCATTGCGGGCCTGCTCTTCCTCGCCCAGGAGAAGCGGGCGCCGGAGCCGATCATTTCGATCCCGCTCTGGAGCCGCCGGCTGATCGCCACCAGCAATGCGGCAACGCTCTTGGCCGGCATGGCGCTGATCGGGCTTTCCACCATCCTGCCGATCTATGTGCAGGGCGTGCTCGGCCGCTCGCCGATCGTTGCCGGCTTCACGCTGACCATGCTCGTCGTCGGCTGGCCGCTGGCGGTGATGCTTTCCAGCCGCTTCTATAAGGCCTTCGGTATCCGCCGAACGCTGCGCGTCGGCAGCCTGCTGTTTCCGTTCGGCGCCTGTTTCCTGCTGTTCCTGACACCGGAAAGTTCGCCGGCGCTTGCCGGGGCCGGCTCCTTCTTCATGGGCTTCGGCATGGGGCTGATCAGCCTCACCAGCATCGTGCTGGTGCAGGACAGCGTCGAGTGGTCGATGCGCGGCAGCGCCACCGCCTCGATCATTTTTGCCCGCAGCCTCGGCAATACGCTCGGCGCCACCGTGCTCGGCGCCATCCTCAATGCCGGGATCAATCATTATGCCGGCGGCGAGGCCGCGGCCGGCCTGCACGAGGCGCTGAACCAGCCGACCGGGCTTTCGGCACTCGCCGCCGATCCGGCGATCCGCGCCGTCTTCAATGCGGCCCTGCACTGGAGCTTCTGGGGCGTGGTGGTCGTCGCGGTGCTGACCTTCTTCACCACCTGGCTGATCCCGGTCGGGCATGGCCGGAAAAGCGAAGGCGCGGCCGTCGCAAGCGAGGCGACCTCGCATTAG
- a CDS encoding NAD(P)H-dependent flavin oxidoreductase: MALPPILSDKLRLPVIGSPLFIISHPRLTLAQCKAGVIGAFPALNARPESQLDEWLAEITEELAGHDAAHPDRPAAPFAVNQIVHMSNKRLEHDLSLCVKYKVPIVISSLGAVPEVNAAVHSYGGIVLHDIINNRHAHSAIRKGADGLIAVAAGAGGHAGTLSPFALIQEIREWFDGPLLLAGAISTGGAILAAEAMGADMAYIGSPFIATEEARATEAYKQAIVEGAAGDIVYSNYFTGVHGNYLKPSIVAAGMDPDNLPAADVSKMDFEQAVGGAKAWKDIWGSGQGISAIKAVEPVAKLVDRLEAEYRAARTRLSL, translated from the coding sequence ATGGCCTTGCCCCCGATCCTGAGCGACAAATTGAGACTGCCGGTCATCGGCTCGCCGCTGTTCATCATCTCGCATCCCAGGCTGACGCTGGCGCAATGCAAGGCGGGTGTCATCGGCGCGTTTCCGGCGCTGAACGCCCGGCCGGAGAGCCAGCTCGACGAATGGCTGGCCGAGATCACCGAAGAGCTCGCCGGCCACGACGCCGCCCATCCCGACAGGCCGGCCGCCCCCTTTGCCGTCAATCAGATCGTCCATATGTCGAACAAGCGGCTGGAGCACGATCTGTCGCTCTGCGTCAAATACAAGGTGCCGATCGTCATCTCCTCGCTCGGCGCCGTGCCCGAGGTCAACGCCGCCGTGCATTCCTATGGCGGCATCGTGCTGCACGACATTATCAACAACCGCCACGCCCATTCGGCAATCCGCAAGGGGGCCGACGGGCTGATCGCGGTGGCGGCCGGCGCCGGCGGCCATGCCGGCACATTGTCGCCCTTTGCGCTGATCCAGGAAATCCGCGAATGGTTCGACGGGCCGCTGCTGCTCGCCGGCGCCATCTCCACCGGCGGCGCCATTCTCGCCGCAGAGGCGATGGGCGCCGACATGGCCTATATCGGCTCGCCCTTCATCGCCACAGAAGAGGCCCGCGCCACCGAGGCCTACAAGCAGGCGATCGTCGAAGGGGCTGCCGGCGATATCGTCTATTCCAACTATTTCACCGGCGTGCATGGCAATTATCTCAAGCCGTCGATCGTGGCCGCCGGCATGGACCCGGACAACCTGCCCGCAGCCGATGTCTCGAAGATGGATTTCGAACAGGCGGTCGGCGGCGCCAAGGCCTGGAAGGACATCTGGGGCAGCGGCCAGGGCATCAGCGCCATCAAGGCCGTCGAGCCGGTGGCCAAACTCGTCGACCGGCTGGAGGCCGAATACCGCGCCGCCCGCACCCGGCTCAGCCTCTGA
- the ppk2 gene encoding polyphosphate kinase 2, with the protein MAETVENRAVELEIRGKKRTFDVDDPTLPDWVDEHALESGDFPHKKKLKEEDYVEQLEKLQVELVKVQFWLQASGKRVMALFEGRDAAGKGGAISASSENMNPRLARVVALTKPTEREQGQWYFQRYVAQFPTAGEFVLFDRSWYNRAGVEPVMGFCTPQQYEDFLKQAPQLEKIIAHEGIFFFKFYLDIGREMQLKRFHDRRHDPLKVWKLSSMDIAALTKWDDYSEKRDRMLKETHTDFAPWTVIRANDKRRTRLELIRHMLNRMDYDGKDEKALGEVDKEIIGSGPGFLK; encoded by the coding sequence ATGGCCGAGACCGTCGAAAACAGGGCCGTGGAGCTGGAGATCCGCGGAAAGAAACGCACCTTCGATGTCGACGATCCCACCCTGCCGGACTGGGTGGACGAACACGCACTGGAATCCGGCGATTTTCCTCACAAGAAGAAGCTGAAGGAAGAAGACTATGTGGAGCAGCTGGAAAAGCTGCAGGTAGAACTCGTCAAGGTACAGTTCTGGCTGCAGGCATCAGGCAAGCGGGTGATGGCGCTGTTCGAAGGCCGCGATGCGGCCGGCAAGGGCGGGGCGATCTCGGCCTCCTCGGAGAATATGAACCCCCGCCTTGCGCGCGTCGTGGCGCTGACCAAGCCGACCGAGCGCGAACAGGGGCAATGGTATTTCCAGCGTTATGTCGCGCAGTTCCCGACCGCAGGCGAATTCGTGCTGTTCGACCGCTCCTGGTACAACCGCGCCGGCGTCGAGCCGGTCATGGGCTTCTGCACGCCGCAGCAATACGAGGATTTTCTCAAACAGGCACCGCAGCTCGAAAAGATCATCGCCCATGAGGGCATCTTCTTCTTCAAATTCTATCTCGATATCGGCCGCGAAATGCAGCTGAAGCGCTTCCACGACCGCAGGCACGATCCGCTGAAAGTCTGGAAACTGTCGTCGATGGACATCGCCGCGCTGACGAAATGGGACGACTACAGCGAAAAGCGCGACCGGATGCTGAAGGAAACCCATACGGATTTCGCGCCCTGGACGGTGATCCGCGCCAACGACAAGCGGCGGACGCGCCTCGAACTCATCCGCCACATGCTGAACAGGATGGATTATGACGGCAAGGACGAGAAGGCGCTCGGCGAGGTCGACAAGGAGATCATCGGTTCAGGGCCCGGATTCCTGAAGTAG
- the phoR gene encoding phosphate regulon sensor histidine kinase PhoR: MARIRRERPVLLAAILSALAALAAGMNKWVVLGLLLVMIVTALFNEAPVIKDEPAEPVEIAPEVPPSRLPEVSATLSGLDIPVMVLSDDASVLFQNRAAEKAFGEVALGAHISARLRSPGVLDMVRETIATNAPNQIEHAERLPSERVYIVRSAPIEFSAEEGARERYFILSFRDISEVRRIDRMRSDFVANASHELRTPLASLRGFIETIQGPAKNDLKAQARFLAIMFDQTTRMSRLVDDLLSLSRLELKSHIAPDEKIDLVPLLGHVRDALVPLASDVGVDINLHLPDGKVEVLGDRDELVQVFENLMENACKYGQEGKTVDVWLKNGAGQPVEVSIVDKGPGIPAEHVPRLTERFYRVSIEDSRSKKGTGLGLAIVKHILTRHRARLIVKSEVGKGTDFTVRF; this comes from the coding sequence TTGGCGCGCATCCGGCGCGAGCGGCCTGTGCTGCTGGCGGCGATCCTCAGCGCGCTTGCCGCGCTTGCCGCCGGCATGAACAAGTGGGTTGTGCTTGGCCTCCTGCTGGTCATGATCGTCACCGCGCTTTTCAATGAGGCGCCCGTCATCAAGGACGAACCCGCCGAGCCGGTGGAGATTGCGCCGGAGGTGCCGCCAAGCCGCCTGCCTGAAGTGTCCGCCACACTCTCCGGCCTCGATATCCCGGTCATGGTGCTGTCGGACGACGCCTCAGTGCTCTTCCAGAACCGGGCGGCCGAAAAGGCCTTCGGCGAGGTGGCGCTCGGCGCCCATATATCGGCCCGCCTGCGCTCGCCCGGCGTGCTCGACATGGTGCGGGAAACCATCGCCACCAATGCGCCGAACCAGATCGAGCATGCCGAGCGGCTGCCCTCCGAGCGCGTCTATATCGTCCGCAGCGCGCCCATCGAATTTTCGGCCGAAGAGGGCGCGCGAGAGCGCTACTTCATCCTTTCCTTCCGCGATATATCAGAGGTCCGCCGCATCGACCGCATGCGGTCGGATTTCGTCGCCAATGCCAGCCATGAGTTGCGCACGCCGCTTGCCTCGCTGCGCGGCTTCATCGAGACCATCCAAGGACCGGCGAAAAACGATCTCAAGGCGCAGGCGCGGTTCCTCGCCATCATGTTCGATCAGACGACGCGCATGAGCAGGCTGGTCGACGACCTGCTGTCGCTGTCGCGGCTGGAGCTGAAATCGCACATCGCGCCGGATGAGAAGATCGATCTGGTGCCGCTGCTCGGCCATGTCAGAGATGCGCTGGTGCCGCTGGCAAGCGATGTCGGCGTCGACATCAACCTGCATCTGCCCGACGGCAAGGTCGAGGTGCTCGGAGACCGCGACGAGCTCGTCCAGGTCTTCGAAAACCTGATGGAAAACGCCTGCAAATACGGCCAGGAGGGCAAGACCGTCGATGTCTGGCTGAAGAACGGCGCCGGCCAGCCGGTCGAGGTCAGCATCGTCGACAAGGGCCCGGGCATTCCGGCCGAGCATGTGCCGCGCCTGACCGAGCGCTTCTATCGCGTCAGCATCGAGGACAGCCGGTCGAAAAAAGGCACCGGCCTCGGCCTTGCCATCGTCAAGCACATCCTCACTCGCCACAGGGCACGGCTGATCGTCAAGTCCGAGGTCGGCAAGGGCACCGATTTTACGGTGCGCTTCTGA
- a CDS encoding substrate-binding domain-containing protein, producing the protein MNTFKLTVAALAATAAFAGAAVARDQIQVAGSSTVLPYAKIVAESFGETFTNFKTPVVESGGTGAGLKEFCKGVGEDTIDIANASRPINKNEAEACKAAGVTDIQEVKIGYDGIVFATDASNPDVAYVPADIYKALAAQVVVDGKLVANPYKKWSEVNPKLPAVDIAAYIPGEKHGTREVFEQNVLAAGCKASGALDVIAKEIADKAAQTKACVAVRKDGAAVDIDGDYPETLARIAANKTGVGVFGLSFYENNADKLKVASMSGIVPSTETIANGTYPVSRPLFFYVKKAHLGAVPGLKEYVNFFVSDQMIGPDSPLVEYGLVAAPDAERDAIRKDVEAGKSM; encoded by the coding sequence ATGAACACCTTCAAGCTCACCGTTGCCGCGCTCGCTGCAACCGCCGCTTTCGCTGGCGCTGCCGTCGCCCGCGACCAGATTCAGGTTGCTGGTTCGTCCACCGTCCTGCCTTATGCAAAGATCGTTGCCGAGTCCTTCGGCGAAACCTTCACCAACTTCAAGACGCCGGTCGTTGAATCCGGCGGCACGGGCGCTGGTCTGAAGGAATTCTGCAAGGGCGTTGGCGAAGACACCATCGACATTGCCAACGCTTCGCGTCCGATCAACAAGAACGAAGCCGAAGCCTGCAAGGCTGCCGGCGTGACGGACATTCAGGAAGTCAAGATCGGTTATGACGGCATCGTCTTCGCAACCGACGCTTCCAACCCGGATGTCGCCTACGTTCCCGCAGACATCTACAAGGCCCTCGCAGCCCAGGTCGTCGTCGACGGCAAGCTCGTCGCCAACCCCTACAAGAAGTGGTCGGAAGTCAACCCGAAGCTTCCGGCTGTTGATATCGCTGCCTATATCCCGGGCGAAAAGCACGGCACCCGCGAAGTCTTCGAACAGAACGTCCTCGCTGCCGGCTGCAAAGCTTCTGGCGCACTCGACGTGATCGCCAAGGAAATCGCCGACAAGGCCGCTCAGACGAAGGCCTGCGTCGCAGTCCGCAAGGACGGCGCTGCTGTCGACATCGACGGCGACTATCCGGAAACGCTCGCCCGCATCGCCGCCAACAAGACCGGCGTCGGCGTATTCGGCCTGTCCTTCTACGAAAACAATGCTGACAAGCTCAAGGTTGCCAGCATGAGCGGTATCGTTCCCTCCACGGAAACGATCGCCAACGGCACCTACCCGGTTTCCCGCCCGCTGTTCTTCTACGTCAAGAAGGCACATCTCGGCGCCGTTCCGGGTCTGAAGGAATACGTCAACTTCTTCGTATCCGACCAGATGATCGGCCCCGACAGCCCGCTCGTCGAATACGGCCTGGTTGCCGCTCCGGATGCCGAGCGTGACGCGATCCGCAAGGACGTCGAAGCCGGTAAATCCATGTAA
- the pstC gene encoding phosphate ABC transporter permease subunit PstC, whose product MSTSIILLCLVVIGAAAYLVARSRASALAGGRSSALHSRPAYYGAYAAIWAVLPALIVLCVWLSVSPGIIQSSVRSHFPDDVKAQAGVEQDLGYSMVATVARGLTMLSADEIAAVAGDPAALQAKLSEKGVPLAGQPLPYMLDAAKTLNAKSMTSRLSMTAVVFILAIAGAFYALRAIAPRFRARNRVERVMLWGLLLASSIAILTTIGIVFSMLSEAARFFAAVPAADFFFGTVWDPRFAGAGSSSFGQFGLIPLLLGTLYIGLVAMLVAVPVGLFAAIYMAEYASPKLRGVAKPLLEVLAGIPTIVYGFFALVTVGPFLRDFSAQISGLLSGNYTNFIQAQSVLTAGIVMGIMLIPYVSSLSDDIITAVPRTLRDGSLGLGATRSETIKKVVLPAALPGIVGALLMTASRAIGETMIVVLAAGVAARIQINPFEPMTTVTVKIVNQLTGDLEFTSPQTLVAFALGITLFCITLCLNIYALYIVRKYREQYE is encoded by the coding sequence ATGAGCACATCCATCATACTTTTGTGCCTTGTGGTGATCGGCGCCGCCGCCTATCTGGTCGCGCGCAGCCGGGCCTCAGCACTTGCCGGGGGCCGGTCCTCCGCATTGCATTCACGGCCGGCCTATTACGGCGCCTATGCGGCGATCTGGGCGGTTCTTCCCGCCCTCATCGTGCTTTGCGTCTGGCTCTCGGTCAGCCCGGGCATCATCCAGTCCTCGGTTCGAAGCCACTTCCCTGACGACGTCAAGGCGCAAGCCGGTGTCGAGCAGGATCTCGGCTATTCGATGGTGGCGACGGTCGCCCGCGGCCTGACGATGCTGAGCGCGGATGAAATCGCCGCTGTCGCCGGCGATCCGGCCGCCCTGCAGGCCAAGCTCAGCGAAAAGGGCGTGCCGCTTGCCGGCCAGCCGCTGCCTTACATGCTCGACGCCGCCAAGACGCTCAATGCCAAGAGCATGACGAGCCGCCTTTCCATGACGGCGGTGGTCTTCATTCTCGCCATTGCCGGCGCCTTCTATGCACTGCGCGCCATCGCGCCGCGCTTCCGCGCCCGCAACCGGGTCGAGCGCGTCATGCTCTGGGGCCTGCTGCTCGCCTCGTCGATCGCCATCCTGACGACGATCGGCATCGTATTCTCCATGCTGTCGGAAGCCGCCCGCTTCTTTGCCGCCGTTCCCGCCGCCGACTTCTTCTTCGGCACTGTCTGGGATCCGCGTTTTGCCGGCGCCGGCAGCTCGTCCTTCGGCCAGTTCGGCCTGATCCCGCTGCTGCTCGGCACGCTTTATATTGGCTTGGTCGCCATGCTGGTCGCCGTTCCGGTCGGCCTGTTTGCCGCCATCTACATGGCCGAATACGCCTCGCCGAAACTGCGCGGGGTTGCCAAGCCACTGCTTGAAGTGCTCGCCGGCATTCCGACGATCGTCTACGGCTTCTTTGCGCTCGTCACCGTCGGACCGTTCCTGCGCGATTTCTCCGCTCAGATCAGCGGCCTGCTCTCCGGCAACTACACCAACTTCATTCAGGCGCAGAGCGTTCTGACCGCCGGCATCGTCATGGGCATCATGCTGATCCCCTACGTCTCCTCGCTGTCGGACGACATCATCACCGCCGTGCCGCGGACGCTGCGTGATGGTTCGCTCGGTCTTGGCGCCACACGTTCCGAAACCATCAAGAAAGTGGTCTTGCCCGCGGCTCTTCCCGGCATCGTCGGCGCGCTTCTGATGACCGCCTCGCGCGCCATCGGCGAAACCATGATCGTCGTGCTGGCCGCCGGTGTCGCCGCCCGCATCCAGATCAACCCCTTCGAGCCGATGACGACGGTGACCGTCAAGATCGTCAATCAGCTGACGGGTGACCTCGAGTTTACCTCGCCACAGACGCTGGTTGCCTTTGCCCTTGGCATCACGCTGTTCTGCATCACGCTTTGCCTCAACATTTATGCGCTCTACATCGTGCGCAAATACCGGGAGCAGTACGAATGA
- the pstA gene encoding phosphate ABC transporter permease PstA → MTDIVSSQSGVTVSKAPARRDIGIKRRYAAERRFQAYGIAAIAFGLIFLFILLWTVIGKGYTAFQQTAITLPIEFTEKTIDPSNKRATDPSALIAANYPVLLRDAIVKQLNINASSKPDVRDAAAMLSKGAPIQLRDMVVADPSLIGKTVNVTVLADANVDSASKGQIDLSVDEKNRKVNDKQVGWMNELKASGALHKQFNTGLFVNGNSSRPEAAGLGVALIGSLYLMLIVLVLALPIGVAASIYLEEFAPKNRLTDLIEVNINNLAAVPSIVYGLLGLSVFINFVGLPRSASLVGGLVLTLMTLPTIIIATRAALRAVPPSIRAAALGLGASKMQMVFHHVLPLAMPGILTGTIIGLAHALGETAPLLLIGMVAFVANAPTTPLDPSTALPVQVYMWANEAERAFVERTSGAIIVLLLFLIVMNMGAILLRRRFERRW, encoded by the coding sequence ATGACGGATATTGTTTCCTCGCAATCAGGCGTCACCGTCTCCAAGGCGCCAGCCCGCCGCGATATCGGCATCAAGCGCCGCTACGCCGCCGAGCGCCGGTTTCAGGCTTACGGCATCGCCGCCATCGCCTTCGGCCTGATCTTCCTGTTCATCCTGCTGTGGACGGTGATCGGCAAGGGCTACACCGCCTTCCAGCAGACGGCGATCACCCTGCCGATCGAATTCACCGAGAAGACGATCGACCCCAGCAACAAGCGTGCGACCGACCCTTCGGCGCTGATCGCCGCCAACTACCCGGTTCTGCTGCGCGATGCGATCGTCAAGCAGCTGAATATCAACGCCTCGAGCAAGCCTGACGTGCGCGATGCAGCCGCCATGCTTTCGAAGGGGGCGCCGATCCAGCTGCGCGACATGGTCGTCGCCGATCCGTCGCTCATCGGCAAGACGGTCAATGTCACCGTGCTCGCCGACGCCAATGTCGACAGCGCCAGCAAGGGCCAGATCGACCTTTCGGTCGATGAGAAGAACCGCAAGGTCAACGACAAGCAGGTTGGCTGGATGAACGAGCTGAAGGCGAGCGGCGCTCTGCATAAGCAGTTCAACACCGGCCTCTTCGTCAACGGCAATTCCAGCCGTCCGGAGGCTGCAGGCCTTGGGGTCGCCCTCATCGGCTCGCTCTACCTGATGCTGATCGTGCTGGTGCTGGCGCTGCCGATCGGCGTTGCCGCCTCGATCTATCTCGAGGAGTTTGCGCCGAAGAACCGGCTGACGGATCTGATCGAGGTCAACATCAACAACCTCGCCGCCGTTCCCTCCATCGTCTATGGTCTGCTCGGCCTTTCCGTCTTCATCAACTTCGTCGGCCTGCCGCGCTCGGCTTCGCTGGTCGGCGGCCTGGTGCTGACGCTGATGACCCTGCCGACGATCATCATCGCGACACGCGCCGCACTGCGCGCCGTGCCGCCGTCGATCCGCGCCGCAGCGCTTGGCCTTGGCGCTTCGAAGATGCAGATGGTGTTCCACCATGTCCTGCCGCTCGCCATGCCCGGCATCCTTACCGGCACGATCATCGGCCTGGCGCACGCGCTCGGCGAAACCGCGCCGCTGCTGCTGATCGGCATGGTCGCCTTCGTCGCCAACGCGCCGACGACACCGCTCGATCCCTCGACGGCCCTGCCGGTGCAGGTCTATATGTGGGCGAACGAGGCCGAACGTGCCTTCGTCGAGCGTACTTCGGGTGCCATCATCGTCCTGCTCCTGTTCCTGATCGTCATGAACATGGGCGCCATCCTCTTGCGTCGTCGCTTCGAGCGCCGCTGGTAA
- the pstB gene encoding phosphate ABC transporter ATP-binding protein PstB, with protein MNMLTEAAVEKALDQKMSNVPYKMIGQDVSVYYGEKRALFDVNLNIRENTVTALIGPSGCGKSTFLRSLNRMNDTIDGCRVTGKITLDTDDIYDPDIDVVELRARVGMVFQKPNPFPKTIYENVSYGPRIHGLAKSKADLDQIVETSLQRAGLWNEVKDRVHESGTGLSGGQQQRLCIARAVAVSPEVILMDEPCSALDPIATAKVEELIHELRENYTIVIVTHSMQQAARVSQRTAMFHLGNLVEENDTDKMFTNPDDPRTQDYIMGRFG; from the coding sequence ATGAACATGTTGACGGAAGCTGCAGTTGAAAAGGCGCTGGATCAGAAGATGAGCAACGTCCCGTATAAGATGATCGGCCAGGATGTCTCGGTTTACTACGGCGAGAAGCGCGCGCTTTTCGACGTGAACCTGAACATTCGCGAAAACACCGTAACCGCGCTGATCGGCCCGTCGGGCTGCGGCAAGTCGACCTTTCTGCGGAGCCTCAACCGCATGAACGACACGATCGACGGCTGCCGGGTCACAGGCAAGATCACCCTTGATACCGACGATATCTATGATCCGGATATCGACGTCGTCGAACTTCGCGCTCGCGTCGGCATGGTCTTCCAGAAGCCGAACCCGTTCCCGAAGACGATCTACGAAAACGTCTCCTACGGCCCGCGCATCCATGGTCTGGCCAAGTCGAAGGCCGATCTCGACCAGATCGTCGAGACCAGCCTGCAGCGCGCCGGCCTCTGGAACGAGGTCAAGGACCGCGTGCATGAATCCGGCACCGGCCTGTCGGGCGGCCAGCAGCAGCGCCTCTGCATTGCCCGTGCCGTCGCCGTCAGCCCCGAAGTCATTCTGATGGACGAGCCCTGCTCGGCGCTCGACCCGATCGCCACCGCCAAGGTCGAGGAACTGATCCACGAGCTGCGCGAGAACTACACGATCGTCATCGTCACCCACTCCATGCAGCAGGCCGCGCGCGTCTCGCAGCGCACCGCCATGTTCCACCTCGGCAATCTCGTCGAGGAGAACGACACCGACAAGATGTTCACCAATCCCGACGATCCGCGCACCCAGGACTACATCATGGGTCGCTTCGGCTGA
- the phoU gene encoding phosphate signaling complex protein PhoU: MASTHIYSAYDDDLKFLSRRISEMGGLAEQMVAESVRALVNGDTALAQKVISDDVILDHAEREIGDKAIVTIARRQPMAADLREIMGSIRIAADLERVGDLGKNTAKRVIAVQSTGVPRKLARGLEHLSELALVQLKEVLDVYTTRAADKASAIRERDNEIDAMYTSLFRELLTYMMEDPRNITSCTHLLFCAKNIERIGDHATNIAETIYYMATGAQPEGDRPKDDSANTVGAVTE, encoded by the coding sequence ATGGCATCGACACATATTTATTCTGCCTATGATGATGATCTGAAGTTTCTGTCCAGGCGGATTTCCGAAATGGGCGGCCTGGCCGAGCAGATGGTCGCCGAATCCGTCCGGGCGCTGGTCAACGGCGATACTGCGCTCGCCCAGAAGGTCATTTCCGACGACGTGATCCTCGATCACGCCGAGCGCGAGATCGGCGACAAGGCGATCGTCACCATCGCCCGCCGCCAGCCGATGGCCGCGGACCTGCGTGAGATCATGGGTTCGATCCGCATCGCCGCCGATCTCGAACGCGTCGGCGACCTTGGCAAGAACACCGCCAAGCGCGTCATCGCCGTGCAGAGCACCGGAGTGCCCCGCAAGCTCGCCCGCGGCCTCGAGCATCTGTCCGAGCTGGCGCTCGTCCAGCTCAAGGAAGTGCTCGACGTCTACACGACACGCGCCGCCGACAAGGCGAGTGCGATCCGCGAGCGCGACAACGAGATCGACGCGATGTACACCTCGCTGTTCCGCGAGCTCCTGACCTACATGATGGAAGATCCGCGCAACATCACCAGCTGCACGCATCTGCTCTTCTGCGCCAAGAACATCGAGCGCATCGGCGACCACGCCACCAACATCGCCGAGACGATCTATTACATGGCAACCGGCGCGCAGCCGGAAGGCGACCGTCCGAAGGACGACAGCGCCAACACCGTCGGCGCGGTCACGGAATAA
- the phoB gene encoding phosphate regulon transcriptional regulator PhoB has translation MIPRVAVVEDEEALSVLLRYNLEAEGFEVDTILRGDEAEIRLQERTPDLLILDWMLPGVSGIELCRRLRMRPETERLPIIMLTARGEESERVRGLSTGADDYVVKPFSTPELVARVKAMLRRARPEVLSTVLKCGDIELDRETHRVHRKSREVRLGPTEFRLLEFLMSSPGRVFSRSQLLDGVWGHDIYVDERTVDVHVGRLRKALNFSNMQDVIRTVRGAGYSMEA, from the coding sequence ATGATCCCGAGAGTTGCAGTTGTTGAAGACGAAGAAGCCCTGAGCGTGCTTCTTCGCTACAATCTCGAAGCTGAGGGCTTCGAGGTCGATACCATCCTTCGTGGCGACGAGGCCGAAATCAGGCTTCAGGAGCGCACGCCCGACCTTCTCATCCTCGACTGGATGCTGCCCGGCGTCTCCGGCATCGAACTCTGCCGGCGCCTGCGCATGCGGCCGGAAACTGAGCGCCTGCCGATCATCATGCTGACGGCGCGCGGCGAAGAGAGCGAGCGCGTCCGTGGGCTTTCGACGGGGGCCGACGATTACGTCGTCAAGCCCTTCTCGACCCCGGAACTCGTCGCCCGCGTCAAGGCGATGCTGCGCCGTGCCCGCCCCGAGGTGCTGTCGACCGTGCTGAAATGCGGCGATATCGAACTCGACCGCGAAACCCACCGCGTCCACCGCAAGAGCCGCGAAGTCCGCCTCGGCCCGACCGAATTCCGCCTGCTGGAATTCCTGATGTCGTCGCCCGGACGGGTCTTCTCCCGCTCGCAGCTGCTCGACGGCGTCTGGGGCCACGACATCTATGTCGACGAACGCACCGTCGACGTCCATGTCGGCCGCCTGCGCAAGGCGCTGAACTTCTCCAACATGCAGGACGTCATCCGCACCGTCCGCGGCGCGGGCTATTCGATGGAAGCCTGA